From a single Triplophysa rosa linkage group LG1, Trosa_1v2, whole genome shotgun sequence genomic region:
- the si:dkey-23n7.10 gene encoding SPRY domain-containing SOCS box protein 3 isoform X1, with protein sequence MLRSFRDHIWESWKWDSHSKSPDAQLSPCRQSVYFHVSPLLDSQGTAGVRGTKGFTHGEHYWEIEFLEPPYGCSVMVGVGTQNALLHTGDKRFINLIGMDSESWGLSYKGFIWHNGRSRKYTEPFYDKNTVIGILLDLSAGTLTFYRNGVNLGVAFTGLRQISKTLYPLVSSTAPETELQLGLRTHRMSSLQEQCIHIITQSLSHYTNAHKLPLPTTLLCQILTHAHS encoded by the exons ATGCTGCGCTCTTTTAGGGATCACATATGGGAGAGTTGGAAGTGGGATTCACACAGTAAATCCCCTGATGCTCAGCTGTCACCATGCCGACagtctgtttattttcatgtcagcCCTCTGCTGGACAGTCAGGGCACTGCAGGGGTCAGAGGCACCAAAG GTTTTACTCATGGTGAGCATTACTGGGAGATTGAGTTCCTTGAACCTCCATATGGATGCTCTGTGATGGTGGGGGTCGGTACCCAAAATGCACTGCTGCACACAGGGGACAAAAGATTTATTAACCTCATAG GCATGGACAGTGAGAGTTGGGGACTGTCATACAAGGGCTTTATCTGGCATAATGGAAGGAGTCGAAAATACACAGAACCGTTTTACGACAAAAATACGGTCATCGGGATTCTGTTGGACCTGAGTGCTGGAACACTGACATTCTACCGAAATGGAGTAAACCTTGGGGTTGCCTTTACAGGCCTAAGGCAG ATCAGCAAAACTCTGTATCCTTTGGTGAGCTCCACTGCTCCTGAAACAGAGCTTCAGCTGGGTTTACGAACCCACAGAATGTCATCCCTACAAGAACAATGCATACACATCATCACACAGAGCCTTTCACATTATACAAACGCACACAAATTACCACTACCAACAACCCTGCTGTGTCAAATACTAACACATGCACATTCATAA
- the si:dkey-23n7.10 gene encoding SPRY domain-containing SOCS box protein 3 isoform X2 has product MLRSFRDHIWESWKWDSHSKSPDAQLSPCRQSVYFHVSPLLDSQGTAGVRGTKGFTHGEHYWEIEFLEPPYGCSVMVGVGTQNALLHTGDKRFINLIGMDSESWGLSYKGFIWHNGRSRKYTEPFYDKNTVIGILLDLSAGTLTFYRNGVNLGVAFTGLRSAKLCILW; this is encoded by the exons ATGCTGCGCTCTTTTAGGGATCACATATGGGAGAGTTGGAAGTGGGATTCACACAGTAAATCCCCTGATGCTCAGCTGTCACCATGCCGACagtctgtttattttcatgtcagcCCTCTGCTGGACAGTCAGGGCACTGCAGGGGTCAGAGGCACCAAAG GTTTTACTCATGGTGAGCATTACTGGGAGATTGAGTTCCTTGAACCTCCATATGGATGCTCTGTGATGGTGGGGGTCGGTACCCAAAATGCACTGCTGCACACAGGGGACAAAAGATTTATTAACCTCATAG GCATGGACAGTGAGAGTTGGGGACTGTCATACAAGGGCTTTATCTGGCATAATGGAAGGAGTCGAAAATACACAGAACCGTTTTACGACAAAAATACGGTCATCGGGATTCTGTTGGACCTGAGTGCTGGAACACTGACATTCTACCGAAATGGAGTAAACCTTGGGGTTGCCTTTACAGGCCTAAG ATCAGCAAAACTCTGTATCCTTTGGTGA
- the atg13 gene encoding autophagy-related protein 13 isoform X1, with protein MDSDLSSQDKKDLDKFIKFFALKTVQVIVQARLGEKISTCSSSSPTGSDWFNLAIKDIPEVTHEAKKALSGQLPGIGRSMCVEISLKTSEGDSMELETWCLEMNEKCDKDIKVSYTVYNRLSLLLKSLLAISRVTPAYKLSRKQGHDYVILYRIYFGDVQLTGLGEGFQTVRVGIVGTPIGTITLSCAYRTNLALMSSRQYERTGPIMGIIIDHFVERPFTNMAHMHPCSYRAPGEDDRGAYAGIEDSQEVCTTSFSTSPPSQCVCTVSQAHFKTPKPALMATLKVPLMGLGISQQLYSSRMSYQTPPLGTVDLCHPTACTAAAHPHQMVVPGKEGGVPQVPQQPNHGTAADHGRIPSCPSGQSPQPIPPTSCSNEVKSVSPSDAPETTFTRKVGAFVNKTTTQVTTTGLDLPFAAFAPRAYDLEENDPMVHPPPSPAPSSPLQGSLHSNSSSHCGGQPQDDFVMVDFKPAFSKDDLLPMDLGTFYREFQNPPQLASLSIDVSAQSMAEDLDSLPEKLAIYEKNIDEFDAFVDTLQ; from the exons ATGGATAGTGATCTGAGCTCACAGGACAAGAAAGACTTGGATAAATTCATCAAATTTTTCGCCTTGAAG ACAGTGCAAGTCATAGTTCAGGCACGACTTGGGGAAAAGATCAGCACTTGCTCATCCTCATCACCCACAGGTTCAGACTGG TTTAATCTGGCAATAAAAGACATCCCCGAGGTGACTCATGAGGCAAAAAAAGCTCTTTCTGGACAACTGCCTGGCATTGGCCGGTCCATGTGTGTGGAGATCTCCCTTAAAACCTCAGAG GGGGACTCCATGGAGCTGGAGACATGGTGTTTGGAAATGAATGAAAA GTGTGATAAGGACATTAAGGTGTCCTATACAGTTTATAATCGACTGTCCCTGCTGCTCAAGTCTTTACTGGCCATCTCCAGAGTGACACCTGCTTACAAGCTTTCACGTAAACAAGGCCATGATTACGTCATACTTTACAG GATTTATTTTGGAGATGTCCAGCTGACAGGTCTCGGGGAAG GGTTCCAGACAGTGCGAGTGGGTATTGTAGGCACTCCCATAGGCACCATCACTTTGTCCTGTGCGTACCGCACAAACCTGGCCCTAATGTCTTCAAG GCAGTATGAGAGAACAGGCCCCATTATGGGCATTATCATTGATCATTTTGTGGAGCGTCCCTTCACTAATATGGCACACATGCATCCCTGCAGCTACAG AGCACCTGGTGAGGACGACAGAGGGGCCTATGCAGGAATAGAAGATTCACAGGAGGTGTGCACTACGTCCTTTTCCACCTCCCCACCATCACAG TGTGTGTGCACTGTAAGTCAGGCACATTTTAAGACACCTAAGCCAGCTCTGATGGCCACGCTGAAGGTTCCCCTCATGGGGCTTGGCATCTCACAGCAA CTGTACAGCTCTCGTATGTCATATCAGACGCCCCCTTTGGGCACTGTGGATTTGTGCCACCCTACAGCTTGTACTGCTGCTGCACATCCTCACCAG ATGGTTGTGCCCGGTAAAGAAGGTGGAGTTCCACAGGTACCGCAACAGCCTAATCATGGCACTGCAGCTGACCATGGTCGTATCCCATCATGCCCTTCTGGACAGTCACCACAACCGATCCCACCCACATCCTGTAGCAA TGAGGTGAAGAGTGTGTCCCCCTCCGATGCTCCAGAAACAACTTTCACCAGGAAAGTTGGAGCTTTTGTCAACAAAACCACCACTCAG GTGACAACAACTGGTCTGGATCTCCCTTTTGCTGCATTTGCTCCAAGAGCCTATGACCTGGAGGAGAATGACCCAATG GTGCaccctcctccatccccagcCCCTTCATCGCCTCTGCAAGGCAGTCTGCACTCAAATAGCTCAAGCCACTGTGGAGGACAGCCACAAGATGACTTTGTCATGGTTGACTTT AAACCAGCGTTCTCTAAGGATGACCTTTTGCCGATGGACCTGGGCACTTTTTATAGAGAGTTTCAAAATCCTCCTCAACTTGCGAGTCTGTCCATTGATGTCAGCGCTCAATCTATGGCAGAGGACTTG gaCTCTCTTCCAGAGAAACTGGCCATTTATGAGAAGAACATTGATGAGTTTGACGCGTTTGTGGACACCCTACAATAG
- the atg13 gene encoding autophagy-related protein 13 isoform X2, which translates to MDSDLSSQDKKDLDKFIKFFALKTVQVIVQARLGEKISTCSSSSPTGSDWFNLAIKDIPEVTHEAKKALSGQLPGIGRSMCVEISLKTSEGDSMELETWCLEMNEKCDKDIKVSYTVYNRLSLLLKSLLAISRVTPAYKLSRKQGHDYVILYRIYFGDVQLTGLGEGFQTVRVGIVGTPIGTITLSCAYRTNLALMSSRQYERTGPIMGIIIDHFVERPFTNMAHMHPCSYRAPGEDDRGAYAGIEDSQEVCTTSFSTSPPSQLYSSRMSYQTPPLGTVDLCHPTACTAAAHPHQMVVPGKEGGVPQVPQQPNHGTAADHGRIPSCPSGQSPQPIPPTSCSNEVKSVSPSDAPETTFTRKVGAFVNKTTTQVTTTGLDLPFAAFAPRAYDLEENDPMVHPPPSPAPSSPLQGSLHSNSSSHCGGQPQDDFVMVDFKPAFSKDDLLPMDLGTFYREFQNPPQLASLSIDVSAQSMAEDLDSLPEKLAIYEKNIDEFDAFVDTLQ; encoded by the exons ATGGATAGTGATCTGAGCTCACAGGACAAGAAAGACTTGGATAAATTCATCAAATTTTTCGCCTTGAAG ACAGTGCAAGTCATAGTTCAGGCACGACTTGGGGAAAAGATCAGCACTTGCTCATCCTCATCACCCACAGGTTCAGACTGG TTTAATCTGGCAATAAAAGACATCCCCGAGGTGACTCATGAGGCAAAAAAAGCTCTTTCTGGACAACTGCCTGGCATTGGCCGGTCCATGTGTGTGGAGATCTCCCTTAAAACCTCAGAG GGGGACTCCATGGAGCTGGAGACATGGTGTTTGGAAATGAATGAAAA GTGTGATAAGGACATTAAGGTGTCCTATACAGTTTATAATCGACTGTCCCTGCTGCTCAAGTCTTTACTGGCCATCTCCAGAGTGACACCTGCTTACAAGCTTTCACGTAAACAAGGCCATGATTACGTCATACTTTACAG GATTTATTTTGGAGATGTCCAGCTGACAGGTCTCGGGGAAG GGTTCCAGACAGTGCGAGTGGGTATTGTAGGCACTCCCATAGGCACCATCACTTTGTCCTGTGCGTACCGCACAAACCTGGCCCTAATGTCTTCAAG GCAGTATGAGAGAACAGGCCCCATTATGGGCATTATCATTGATCATTTTGTGGAGCGTCCCTTCACTAATATGGCACACATGCATCCCTGCAGCTACAG AGCACCTGGTGAGGACGACAGAGGGGCCTATGCAGGAATAGAAGATTCACAGGAGGTGTGCACTACGTCCTTTTCCACCTCCCCACCATCACAG CTGTACAGCTCTCGTATGTCATATCAGACGCCCCCTTTGGGCACTGTGGATTTGTGCCACCCTACAGCTTGTACTGCTGCTGCACATCCTCACCAG ATGGTTGTGCCCGGTAAAGAAGGTGGAGTTCCACAGGTACCGCAACAGCCTAATCATGGCACTGCAGCTGACCATGGTCGTATCCCATCATGCCCTTCTGGACAGTCACCACAACCGATCCCACCCACATCCTGTAGCAA TGAGGTGAAGAGTGTGTCCCCCTCCGATGCTCCAGAAACAACTTTCACCAGGAAAGTTGGAGCTTTTGTCAACAAAACCACCACTCAG GTGACAACAACTGGTCTGGATCTCCCTTTTGCTGCATTTGCTCCAAGAGCCTATGACCTGGAGGAGAATGACCCAATG GTGCaccctcctccatccccagcCCCTTCATCGCCTCTGCAAGGCAGTCTGCACTCAAATAGCTCAAGCCACTGTGGAGGACAGCCACAAGATGACTTTGTCATGGTTGACTTT AAACCAGCGTTCTCTAAGGATGACCTTTTGCCGATGGACCTGGGCACTTTTTATAGAGAGTTTCAAAATCCTCCTCAACTTGCGAGTCTGTCCATTGATGTCAGCGCTCAATCTATGGCAGAGGACTTG gaCTCTCTTCCAGAGAAACTGGCCATTTATGAGAAGAACATTGATGAGTTTGACGCGTTTGTGGACACCCTACAATAG
- the harbi1 gene encoding putative nuclease HARBI1, translating to MAISIAILDCDLVLHGRGNKTLDRFDIERVSDEFLLTTFGFPREFIYYLVELLKDDLLRRTQRSRAISPDVQVLAALGFYTTGSFQSKMGDAIGISQASMSRCVSNVTKALIEKAPEFIGFTRDEATSQQSKEEFYRTAGIPNVMGVVDCAHIAIKAPNSDDPSYVNKKGFHSINCQLVCDARGLLLSAETPWPGSLTDRAVFKQSGLSKLFEEKDNVDGWLLGDNRYPLKKWLMTPVQSPESPADYRFNLAHSATHEIVDRTFRAIQTRFRCLDGAKGYLQYSPEKCSHIIQACCVLHNISLQSGLDAWTFERTEATDQSEEDIDPTDTVDPDALIVRQKLIQEHFS from the exons ATGGCAATCTCTATAGCAATCCTAGACTGTGACCTAGTGCTGCATGGTCGGGGGAACAAAACACTTGATCGATTTGATATCGAAAGGGTGTCCGATGAATTTCTGCTGACAACATTTGGTTTTCCACGCGAGTTCATTTATTACCTGGTGGAACTGTTAAAGGACGATTTGTTGAGACGCACACAGAGGTCAAGAGCCATCAGTCCAGATGTTCAGGTACTTGCAGCCCTGGGATTCTACACAACAGGATCCTTCCAGAGCAAGATGGGAGATGCGATTGGCATCAGCCAGGCCTCCATGAGTCGCTGTGTTTCCAATGTCACTAAAGCTTTGATTGAAAAAGCACCAGAGTTTATCGGCTTCACGAGGGATGAGGCAACCAGCCAGCAGTCCAAAGAGGAGTTTTACAGGACAGCAGGAATTCCTAATGTAATGGGAGTAGTGGACTGTGCACATATTGCCATTAAAGCACCAAATTCAGATGACCCTTCCTATGTCAATAAAAAAGGATTTCACTCTATCAACTGCCAATTAGTATGTGATGCCAGAGGCTTGTTGCTTAGTGCAGAGACACCTTGGCCAGGTAGTCTGACAGATAGAGCTGTATTTAAGCAGTCCGGTTTGTCAAAGTTGTTTGAAGAGAAGGATAATGTCGATGGCTGGCTTTTGG GTGATAACCGCTATCCTTTAAAGAAGTGGCTGATGACTCCAGTGCAGAGCCCAGAGTCTCCTGCTGATTACCGCTTTAATCTGGCCCACTCAGCAACGCATGAGATTGTGGACCGCACATTCAGAGCCATTCAGACACGTTTCCGGTGTCTGGATGGGGCAAAAGGTTACCTGCAGTATTCCCCTGAGAAATGCTCTCACATCATTCAGGCATGTTGTGTGCTGCATAACATTTCCTTGCAGTCTGGCCTTGATGCCTGGACTTTTGAAAGGACTGAGGCCACAGACCAATCCGAGGAGGATATCGACCCCACTGATACTGTTGACCCAGATGCTCTGATAGTTAGACAGAAACTCATCCAGGAGCATTTTAGCTAG
- the zgc:110699 gene encoding ras-related and estrogen-regulated growth inhibitor: MVTFCSFNNCREQMIMTESVRMMMRAKLVVLGRDNCGKTALCVRFITKRFIGEYEHKREVTYRCQKMVDKEPIELEILDTVYKEFVGPAASSLESSIKWGDGFLIMYSVTDRSSFEAVSRLKRLIDHIKQTLGIPTVIVANKCDMENGRVVRTDEGQALASELRCSFFELAVAEDTSAVEASFGQLVREVRQEFQRHLLAMDKRSRMLQMRHALKNKLTRSKTMQW; this comes from the exons ATGGTTACGTTTTGTTCTTTTAACAATTGTCGAGAACAAA TGATCATGACAGAATCAGTACGAATGATGATGAGGGCCAAGCTGGTGGTTCTAGGAAGAGATAACTGTGGAAAGACTG CTCTGTGTGTCAGATTCATCACCAAGCGTTTCATTGGAGAGTATGAACATAAGAGAG AGGTCACCTACAGGTGTCAGAAAATGGTGGACAAAGAGCCGATTGAGCTGGAGATTTTAGACACTGTTTATAAG gagtTTGTAGGACCTGCTGCATCCTCTCTGGAAAGTTCCATTAAATGGGGTGATGGGTTTCTGATAATGTACTCCGTGACAGATCGCAGCAGTTTTGAGGCTGTGTCGCGCCTGAAGAGACTGATTGATCACATTAAACAGACACTCG gcATTCCAACAGTCATTGTTGCTAATAAATGCGACATGGAGAATGGACGAGTGGTAAGGACAGATGAGGGACAGGCTTTGGCCTCAGAGCTGAG ATGTAGTTTCTTTGAGCTGGCTGTAGCGGAGGACACTTCAGCAGTGGAGGCTTCATTTGGTCAGCTGGTGCGTGAAGTGCGTCAGGAGTTTCAGCGTCACCTGCTGGCTATGGACAAGCGCTCGCGCATGCTGCAGATGAGACATGCGCTCAAAAACAAACTCACACGGAGTAAAACCATGCAGTGGTGA